Genomic segment of Streptosporangium sp. NBC_01755:
GCGAGACCGATGGCCGTCCCGATGATGCCCGACTCGGCCAGCGGGGTGTCGATGACCCGCTGCTCGCCGAAGTCCTTCTGCAGGCCGTCTGTCACCCGGAACACCCCGCCGAGCTTGCCCACGTCCTCACCCATGACGAGGACCTTGGAATCGTCCTCCATGGCCTTACGCATACCCTCGTTGAGCGCCTTGGCCAGCGTGAGAATGGTCATGCCTCGAAGCCCTCCAGATAGGTGGCGAACTCTGCGCGCTCGGCGTCCATCAGGGAGTGCTGTTCTGCGTAGACATGGTCGAAGATGGCCAGCGGTTCGGGATCGGGCAACTCCAGGCAGCGCTTGCGGACGTCCCGTCCCAGCTCGTCGGCCTCCGCGTCGATCGCGTCGAAGAACTCCTGGTCGGCGATCTGGTTCTTGAACATGTAGGCCCTGACCCGCTCGATCGGGTCCTTGAGCTTCCACGCCTCCAGCTCGGCGGCCACCCGGTAGCGGGTCGGGTCGTCGGAGGTGGTGTGGGCACCCATCCGGTAGGTGAACGCCTCGATCAGCATGGGTCCCTGCCCCGACCTGGCCTCGGCCAGCGCCTTGCGGGTGACGGCCAGGCAGGCGAAGACGTCGTTGCCGTCGACCCGGACACCGGGGAACCCGAACCCGCTGGCCCTGCGGTACAGGGGGATGCGCGTCTGCTTCTCCAGCGGCTCGGAGATGGCCCACTGGTTGTTCTGGCAGAAGAACACCACCGGCGCGTTGAACACGGACGCCCAGATGAACGCCTCGTTCACATCGCCCTGGGAGGTGGCGCCGTCACCGAAGTAAACGATCGAGGCGGCCTCGGCGCCGTCGCGCTGGATGCCCATGGCGTAGCCGACCGCGTGCAGGGTCTGGCTGCCGATCACGATGGTGTAGAGGTGGAAGTTGTGCTCAGCGGGGTCCCAGCCACCGTGGTTGACGCCGCGGAACAGGCCGAGCAGATTGATCGGGTCAACGCCCCTGCACCAGGCCACCCCGTGCTCGCGGTAGGTCGGGAATGCCATGTCGGCCTCGGTCAGCGCCCGGCCGGAGCCGATCTGCGCGGCCTCCTGCCCGAGTAGCGATGCCCACAGGCCCAGTTCGCCCTGGCGTTGCAGGGCCACGGCCTCCAGGTCGACGCGGCGGACCAGGGTCAGGTCCCGGTAGAGGCCGCGGACCTCCTCCGGGGTCAGGTCGATGTCATAGTCGGGGTGCTCGACCCGTTCTCCTTCCGGGGTCAGCAGTTGAATGAGCTCCGGGGGTGCTTCCGCACCACGAGAGGCGTCGGCTGTCACGTGCCACTCCTGTGTGCTAGGGGCCGTCTGGGATGGGTTCGCCACCGCTGTCCGGCCGATTCGCGACGCGTTCGACCCGTCTGATGGTGGTTCGTACGCGCTTGTGGCCATCGTGGCAGAGGTCATATACGTGTGCGCAAGACCTGCCTCGGCGTCCATATGCTCCCCGTTCCCCGCGCGTTCCCTTTCACCCGCCCATTTCGTCCGCGTGGCGCGGGTCCGGCCCCCGCGCCTGAGCGCGGCCGGAGCCCGTTACTCTTGAGGCGCCGAACCGTCCCCGTCGCAACCAGGAGGAACGCCGTGGCGCGCGTCATCGTCGACGTCATGCTGAAGCCCGAGATTCTCGACGCGCAGGGGCAGGCGATCGCCCGCGCGCTGCCTCGGCTCGGCCTCGTAGGTGTCTCAGCGGTACGGCAGGGCAAGCGGTTCGAGGTGGAGATCGAAGGGCCCGCCGATGAGGCGGCACTTTCGGACGTCCGGAAAATGGCCGAAACCCTGCTCGCCAACACGGTGATCGAGGAGTACACCGTCACCGTCGAGTCCTAGGCCGTCACTCCCCGCAGATCAACCCCCCAGATCCGCCTATATCCGGCCATATGGGTGGAGCAATCCCACGGCTTGACCACTAGTCAATAACATTACGGTTATTTTGCGGTTAGCCCGGATTCTGCAGGGAAGCCTTCACGAGGTGACGTCTGACCCCGGGAGGAAACCGGTGGACATGGAGTTCTCGCTGGCTCTGCCACGACAGGCCATCGGCATCCCGATGGTCCGCAGGGCACTCGGTGACTCCCTGCGCTCACTCGGCGTCACCGAGGACTGCGTCTCCGACATCCTGCTCGCGGTGACCGAGGCGTGCGCCAATGCCGTGCGGCACGGAGGTCCGGCCAACCGCTACGAGGTCGAGGCCGCCATCGGCCACGGGCGTTGCGACGTTCGCATCATCGACCGGGGCCAGGGCCTCGTCAGAGTGCCGGAGCACTACCCGTCGGCCGACGTCGAGAACGGCAGGGGCCTGCTCATCATGCAGGCGGTGGTGGACGAGATCTCCTTCGACATCGCGCCCGGCAGGGGCACCGTCGTGCACCTGCGCAAGCATCTGGACTGGGACGACGACGCCGCCTTCTCCCGCGACCGGGTGCTCGCCGCCGTATAGCCCCGGTTCCCGGCGAGAATCCGGCTCCACCGGCCGTACGGACGACAGGAAGGTCCCTCCCGTCCGCCCGGTTGTGTGATCGGGCACTCCGCGCATGACCGCTCGCCCGGAGCGGATAGCCTGGAAGCACCGCCGCAGACCGACGTCCGATGTGAGAGACGCCGGCGCGGCGCCCGTTTGTGGAGGGGAACGCTGCCATGAGTGCTGCCCGCGTGGGCGTCGTCACTTTTCCCGGAACGCTTGACGATCAGGACGCGGCCCGCGCCGTAAGCCAGGCGGGTGGCGAAGCCGTGCCGCTCTGGCACGCGGATCCCGATCTCAGGGGGGTGGACGCGGTCTTCCTGCCAGGCGGGTTCTCCTACGGGGACTACCTGCGCTGCGGGGCCATCTCCAGGTTCGCGCCGCTGATGGAGGAGCTGATCCCCGCCGCCAGGGCCGGGCTCCCCGTGCTGGGCACCTGCAACGGCTTCCAGATCCTCTGCGAGGCCCATCTGCTGCCCGGAGCGCTGATGCGCAACGCCGGACTGCACTACATCTGCCGCGACCAGGGCATCCGGGTCGAGAGCACCTCCACCCCCTGGACCTCCGACTTCACCGAGGGCCAGGAGATCGTGCTGCCGATCAAGCACGGGGAGGGCCGCTACGTCGCCGACGAGGCGACCCTGGGCGCGCTGGAGGCGGGTGGCCAGGTGGTCTTCCGCTACACGGGCGGCAACCCCAACGGCTCCCTGAACGACATCGCGGGCATCCGCAACGAGGCCGGCAACATCGTCGGCCTCATGCCGCACCCCGAGCACGCCGTCGAGGACCTCACCGGCGCGCCCAGCACCGACGGGCGCGCCTTCTTCTCCTCGATCCTGAAGAAGCTGGTGAACGCGTGAATCTTGACACCGTCAAGCGTGCCGGGGAAACCCCCGACGAGCGCCAGCCGTACGCCGAGCTGGGCATGAAGCTCGAGGAGTACGAGCGGGTCCGCGAGATCCTCGGCCGCCGTCCCACCGGCTCCGAGCTGGCCATCTACAGCGTCATGTGGAGCGAGCACTGCTCCTACAAGTCGTCCAAGGTGCACCTGCGCCAGTTCGCCACCAAGGCTCCCTCCTCGGCTGCTCTGCTCGTCGGCATGGGGGAGAACGCCGGGGTCGTGGACATCGGTGACGGCTGGGCCGCCACCTTCAAGATCGAGTCGCACAACCACCCGTCCTACGTCGAACCCCACCAGGGCGCGGCGACCGGCGTCGGCGGCATCGTCCGCGACATCATGTCGATGGGCGCCCGGCCGGTCGCGGTGATGGACGCGCTCCGCTTCGGCGGCGCCGACGCCCACGACACCCGGCGGGTGCTGCCCGGTGTGGTCGAGGGCATCAGCCACTACGGCAACTGCCTGGGCCTGCCCAACATCGGCGGCGAGGTCGTCTTCGACCCCTGCTACATCGGCAACCCGCTGGTCAACGCCCTCTGCGTGGGCCTGCTGCGCAAGGACCAGATCAAGCTCGCGGTGGCCCCCGGACCGGGCAACAAGGTGGTCCTGTTCGGCGCGCTGACCGGCCCCGACGGCATCGGTGGCGCGTCCGTGCTGGCCTCGGCCACGTTCGAGGACAAGTCGCATGCCAAGCGTCCCAGCGTCCAGGTCGGCGACCCCTTCATGGAGAAGCTGCTGATCGAGTGCTGCCTGGAGCTCTACCAGGCGGACGTGGTCGTCGGCATCCAGGACCTCGGTGCCGCGGGCGTCTCCTGCGCGACCACCGAGCTCGCGGCCAAGGGCACCGGCGGCATGAACGTCAGGCTCGACCTGGTGCCGCTGCGCGATCCTTCGCTGCGGCCCGAGGAGATCCTGATGAGCGAGTCGCAGGAGCGCATGATGGCGGTCGTCACCCCCGACGACATCGACGCCTTCATGGCGATCTGCGCGAAATGGGACATTCCCGCGACCGTAATCGGCGAGGTCACCGATGGCGGCCGCCTCGTGATGACCTGGCACGGCGAGACCATCGTCGACATCCCGCCGGGCACCGCGGCCGACGAGGGCCCGGTCTACGAGCGGCCGTTCCAGGAGCCGGCCGGCCAGATCGCGCTGAACAGCGACACCCCCAAGCGCCTCGCCCGCCCCACCGACCTGCGCGCGGCGCTGCTGGAGCTCCTCGGCTCGCCGAACCTGGCGTCCAAGGAGTGGGTCACCTCCCAGTACGACCGCTACGTCCGCGGCAACACCGTGCTGGCCCAGCCCGCCGACGCGGGCGTGCTGCGCATCAGCGAGGCCATGCCCGGCGCCGAGGAGACCAAGCGGGGAATCGCGCTGGCCACCGACGGCAACGGCCGCTATGCCCGCCTCGACCCGTACGCGGGAGCCCAGCTCGCCCTCGCCGAGGCGTACCGGAACGTGGCCACCACCGGCGCGACGCCGCTGGCGGTGACCAACTGCCTCAACTTCGGCTCGCCGGAGGACCCCGAGGTCATGTGGCAGTTCGCCGAGGCCGTGCGTGGCCTGGCCGACGCCTGCAAGACCCTCGGCGTCCCGGTGACCGGCGGCAACGTCTCCTTCTACAACCAGACGGGATCCGTGCCGATTCACCCGACGCCGGTCGTCGGCGTGCTCGGCGTCATCGACGACGTGTCCACCCGCGTGCGGTCCGGTTTCACCGGCGACGGCGACAGGGTGGTGCTGCTCGGCGAGACCGAGGCGGAGTTCGGCGGCTCGGAGTGGGCGCACGTGGCCCACGGTCACCTGGGCGGCCTGCCGCCCAAGGTGCGGCTGGCCTCGGAGCGCGACCTGGCCCTCGTCCTGACCAAGGCCGCCTCGCAGGGGCTGCTGACCGGCTCCCACGACCTGTCCGACGGCGGGCTGGCCATCGCCCTCGCCGAGGCCTGCCTCGCCCAGGGCATCGGCTGCGCGGTCTCCCTGACGGGCGACGACGCGTTCGTCGAGCTGTTCAGCGAGTCGTCGGCACGCGCGCTGGTGACCGTCAGGCCCGATTCGTTCGACGCCTTCGCCGAGCTGTGCGCGGCCCACGAGGTGCCCTGCTACGGCCTGGGCGCCACCGGCGGTGACTCCCTGAGCGTCAAGGGTGTCCTGGACATCCCGGTCACCGAGCTCCGCCAGACCCACATCTCCACCCTGCCGGGCATCTTCGGCTGATCGTCTCCCGTACGAGGTGCGCTTACGGGTCAGGCCCCGCACCGTCACATGACGGTGCGGGGCCTGACCGATCTATATGGATCACACGGTCGGTGCCGGGGGGCGACGCGGTGAGGACGACGGGTCCCCACCGCGTCACCCGCCCGTCGCGTTCCCGCGAACGGGTCGGGTGATCAGGCGGCCGCGCAGATCACGTACACGGTGCCCTGGATCTTGCCGCTCCCTCCGTGGCCGCTGGTGGTGCCCCCGGAGGTCTTACCGTCTTCCCTGCCGTCCCTGTCGTCGTCGTCGGAGCCGGAGTTCGCCTCGACGGAGACGGACCAGCCGCTCGGCTTGCCACCGGAGAAAGTGGGCGCGGAGGCTCTCCTGGCCCCACCTGATCCGGATCTCGGTGGGCCTGCACTTGGCCGTCGCGTTGACGATGCGGGTGTAGCGCGTCTGCTTGTGGACACACGCGTGGATCTCCGCGGCCGCCGACGAGGCTACGGCACTGCCGCTCGCGGTGAACAACGTTCCAGCGAGTACACCAACGGTCATGACGGCGAGCGTGCGTCCGCCCGGCAACTTGATAGCCACTGGGCTTCCTTCTGCGACACCAGAGTCTGGCGTGATGGGAGAGGTACGAGTGGTACACGATTCAACCGCTCCAATGGTTTACCGGTGAAACATCACATTTCAATCTCGGAAGCCCAGATGTCCGAATGTCCAGATGTCTGCCGTCAACGGCCGCGTGCGGAATAATCGGACCGTTCGGGGGAACCTGCCCGCTGGGCGTGGACGAACAACACAGGGAACCAACGGGTTCTCCAGACGCGGAGGCCACCGTGCCGACCATCAACCCGACGGACACGGTCACCCGAGACCGTTCCGGCCGGGAACCGTACCTGCCGCCTGCGACCCAGCCGGTCCGCACCCTGGTGTGGGTGTTGCACCTGGCACTGCCAATGCTCGGACTCTGGCTGCTACTGGCCCAACCCGACCTGAACATCGTTCTACAGGACAATCCCAGTCATTTCTGGTTGATCATCACCGTCGCCGGGATCAACCTGGCCCTGGGCCTCATGATCAGCGAGGCATCGGCCAGACGGGCGGACGCACGCCTGCTCCTGGTCTCGCTGGTCTTCCTGAGCAGCGCCGGATCCTTCCTGGTGCACGGGCTGTCCACGCCGGGGATCATCCTGGGCACCCCCAGCTACGGGTTCGACCTGTCCCACCCGGTGGGTCTCCTCATCGCCTCGGTGTTCGCGTTCACATCGGCGCTGCCCCTGAGGGACCGAGCGGCCGAGACCGTCCTCAGGCACCAGATGTGGCTGCGCGGCGGTCTGGCCACCCTGATCACCGGGTGGGGGATCGCCTGCCTGGTGCCGGGCCTGACCCCGCTGAGCGACTCGCCTCCCGGGGGCACCGGCCTGGGCGGCCTGGAGTGGATCGGGGTGGCCCTGTACGTGGTGGCGGCCGCGATGATGTTCCAGCTGCACCGCAGCCGTCCCGCGGTCGTGCTGATCAGCCTGGTCACCGCGTACGCGCTGCTCGCCGAGTCCCTGGTCGCGGGGTTGTCCCACCGCAACTGGCACCTGTCGTGGTGGCTCTGGCACGTGCTGCTGACCACGGCGTTCCTCTTCGTCGCCTACAGCGCCTACCTGCAGTTCCGGCGGGAGGGCACGAGTGCCGGACTGTTCGACTCGGTGGCACTGTCGGCGACGGTCCGCAGGATCAGAGCCGACTACGAGGCCGCTCTGGAGGAGCTCGTCGGCCACCTGCGGCGCAGGGAGGAGAGCAGGGTTCCGATCGCGAACAGGCTGGCGGGCAAGTTCGGGCTCACCGAGTCCCAGGTGGCGGTGCTCGACCGGGCGGGTGAGGCGCTGGCCAACGAGCGGGAGCTGACCGACAGGCTCGCCGCGCTGGTCGACACGGGCCGGCAGGCCCGGGTGGGCCTGCCGGAGCGTGAACTGCTGGCGCAGAGCCTCGGTCGCGTGCGGCAGGCGTATGGAGACGTCCGGATCAAGCTGGTCGACAACGGCCGGGTCACCGTGAACTCCAGGGAGTACGGTCCGCGGGACTTCCCCGACGACCAGCCGATCCGGCTGGAGGGGAGGGTCGTCCACCCCTTGACCGTGCAGGGCAGGCTCGCCGGGGCACTGGAGGTGCCGATCGGCAGGACCCCGCAGGACGAGGCGCTCGCCACCATGCTGGCCGGTCAGCTGTCCATCTCCCTGGAGAACGTCCGTCTCTACCGCGAGCTGGAGACCCTCTTCCGGCAGTACATGTCGCCGGACGTGGCCCAGTCGCTGCTGGCCGACCCGCAGACCGCGGCTCTCGGCGGCGAACTGGTGGAGCTGACCGCGCTCTTCGCCGACCTGAAGGGATTCACGAGCTTCTCCGAGCGGGTGGCGCCCGGCGAGATCGTCGAGATGCTGAACCGTTACCACACCGCGGCCGTGCCCATCGTGCTCGGCAACGGCGGCACGATCGTGCAGTTCGTGGGTGACGCGCTGCTCGCGCTGTTCAATGCCCCCGCCCGGCAGTCCGACCACGCCCTCGCCGCGGTGCGGGCGGGCCTGGCGATGCAGGAGGCGGCCGAGGAGATCGCGACGGGGATGCCCGGCTATCCTCGCTTCAGGATCGGGATCAATACCGGTGAGGCGCTTGTCGGAAACATCGGCAGCCCCGAGCTACGCGGTTTCAACGCGATGGGCGACTGTGTCAACGTGGCCGCAAGACTTGAGGGGATCGCCGATCCCGGCAGCGTCGTGATCGGCCAGAGCACCCTCGACCTGATCGGCCCCCGGGCCCAGAGCCGTTCCCTGGGCCTGCTCAACCTCAAGGGCAGGGAACAACCCGTCCATGCCCACGTGCTGTCCGGGCTCTCGTAGAAGCACCTCCCGCCTCGGGAGCCGTACGGACACGATCGAGATCGCCACGAGGTGGTTATGACTTCCTCCCCCGAACCGGGTGAGTTCATCACGTTGCTCACAAGCGATGAGGTAGCGGCCCTGTACGCCGCCGGGCACTCCCGGCGCTGGGACAGGGGCGCGACGATGTGCACCGAGGGTGATGTGAGCGACTGGGTGCTCGTCCTGACATCCGGTCGTGTCAAGGTGTCCTCGCACACCGCGAGTGGCAGCGAGGTGGTCCTCGCGATACGAGGCCCCGGGGCGTTGCTCGGCGAGTTCGCGGCGATCGACGGGCTGCCCAGGTCCGCCACGATCACCGCCCTCGAACCCGTCGAAGGAGTCACGGTCCACGACTTTCCCGGTTACCTGCGGGACCACGGGAGAGTCGCGGTGCTGCTCGTGCGGATGGTGGTCGGCAAGATGCGCGACTCCGACCGTAAGCGCATCGAGTACGGCGCGTTCGACACCACGGGCCGCGTGGCCACCCGGCTGGTCGAGCTGGCCGAGCGGTACGGCGAGCCCGCCAACGGCGGGGTCCGGGTGATGTTGCCGCTCTCCCAGGACGAGCTGGCCGGCTGGACCGGAGCCTCCCGCGAGGCGGTCAGCAAGGCGTTGCGCTCCCTGCGCGACCGTGGGCTGATCGAGACGGGCCGCCGCCGCGTGATCATCCACGATATGGAGGGCCTGCGTAGACGGGCGCGCTGAGAGCGCGCCGGCGGCACACCGGACGACCGGCGCGAGGGCGCGCCTGCCCACGAGCGGGAAGGCACGCCCTCGCCGCGCGGGGCAAGGTGACAGGCACGGTCCCCGGCGACGGCAACGAGCACGACGATCTCCTCCGGCGGAGCCGATCCGCCACCCAGCCGTCGCCCACGCCGGGGGCTTGACCCGAGGCGCCGACGGGGCAGACGTGCTCTAAAGCGGATCTGGATCAAGATCGACGTACAACGTACGTCAGACTGTGACTCATGGTCGCAATCCCCCAAGACCTGCCTGGATCCCCTGAATACCTATCCAAACTCCGCTATGCGTGGCGAGTCTGCTCGGTCACCAGCCTGGGTATGGTCATGATCGGCATCTCCGGC
This window contains:
- the purS gene encoding phosphoribosylformylglycinamidine synthase subunit PurS — its product is MARVIVDVMLKPEILDAQGQAIARALPRLGLVGVSAVRQGKRFEVEIEGPADEAALSDVRKMAETLLANTVIEEYTVTVES
- a CDS encoding adenylate/guanylate cyclase domain-containing protein, with the protein product MPTINPTDTVTRDRSGREPYLPPATQPVRTLVWVLHLALPMLGLWLLLAQPDLNIVLQDNPSHFWLIITVAGINLALGLMISEASARRADARLLLVSLVFLSSAGSFLVHGLSTPGIILGTPSYGFDLSHPVGLLIASVFAFTSALPLRDRAAETVLRHQMWLRGGLATLITGWGIACLVPGLTPLSDSPPGGTGLGGLEWIGVALYVVAAAMMFQLHRSRPAVVLISLVTAYALLAESLVAGLSHRNWHLSWWLWHVLLTTAFLFVAYSAYLQFRREGTSAGLFDSVALSATVRRIRADYEAALEELVGHLRRREESRVPIANRLAGKFGLTESQVAVLDRAGEALANERELTDRLAALVDTGRQARVGLPERELLAQSLGRVRQAYGDVRIKLVDNGRVTVNSREYGPRDFPDDQPIRLEGRVVHPLTVQGRLAGALEVPIGRTPQDEALATMLAGQLSISLENVRLYRELETLFRQYMSPDVAQSLLADPQTAALGGELVELTALFADLKGFTSFSERVAPGEIVEMLNRYHTAAVPIVLGNGGTIVQFVGDALLALFNAPARQSDHALAAVRAGLAMQEAAEEIATGMPGYPRFRIGINTGEALVGNIGSPELRGFNAMGDCVNVAARLEGIADPGSVVIGQSTLDLIGPRAQSRSLGLLNLKGREQPVHAHVLSGLS
- the purQ gene encoding phosphoribosylformylglycinamidine synthase subunit PurQ, whose translation is MSAARVGVVTFPGTLDDQDAARAVSQAGGEAVPLWHADPDLRGVDAVFLPGGFSYGDYLRCGAISRFAPLMEELIPAARAGLPVLGTCNGFQILCEAHLLPGALMRNAGLHYICRDQGIRVESTSTPWTSDFTEGQEIVLPIKHGEGRYVADEATLGALEAGGQVVFRYTGGNPNGSLNDIAGIRNEAGNIVGLMPHPEHAVEDLTGAPSTDGRAFFSSILKKLVNA
- the pdhA gene encoding pyruvate dehydrogenase (acetyl-transferring) E1 component subunit alpha encodes the protein MTADASRGAEAPPELIQLLTPEGERVEHPDYDIDLTPEEVRGLYRDLTLVRRVDLEAVALQRQGELGLWASLLGQEAAQIGSGRALTEADMAFPTYREHGVAWCRGVDPINLLGLFRGVNHGGWDPAEHNFHLYTIVIGSQTLHAVGYAMGIQRDGAEAASIVYFGDGATSQGDVNEAFIWASVFNAPVVFFCQNNQWAISEPLEKQTRIPLYRRASGFGFPGVRVDGNDVFACLAVTRKALAEARSGQGPMLIEAFTYRMGAHTTSDDPTRYRVAAELEAWKLKDPIERVRAYMFKNQIADQEFFDAIDAEADELGRDVRKRCLELPDPEPLAIFDHVYAEQHSLMDAERAEFATYLEGFEA
- the purL gene encoding phosphoribosylformylglycinamidine synthase subunit PurL yields the protein MNLDTVKRAGETPDERQPYAELGMKLEEYERVREILGRRPTGSELAIYSVMWSEHCSYKSSKVHLRQFATKAPSSAALLVGMGENAGVVDIGDGWAATFKIESHNHPSYVEPHQGAATGVGGIVRDIMSMGARPVAVMDALRFGGADAHDTRRVLPGVVEGISHYGNCLGLPNIGGEVVFDPCYIGNPLVNALCVGLLRKDQIKLAVAPGPGNKVVLFGALTGPDGIGGASVLASATFEDKSHAKRPSVQVGDPFMEKLLIECCLELYQADVVVGIQDLGAAGVSCATTELAAKGTGGMNVRLDLVPLRDPSLRPEEILMSESQERMMAVVTPDDIDAFMAICAKWDIPATVIGEVTDGGRLVMTWHGETIVDIPPGTAADEGPVYERPFQEPAGQIALNSDTPKRLARPTDLRAALLELLGSPNLASKEWVTSQYDRYVRGNTVLAQPADAGVLRISEAMPGAEETKRGIALATDGNGRYARLDPYAGAQLALAEAYRNVATTGATPLAVTNCLNFGSPEDPEVMWQFAEAVRGLADACKTLGVPVTGGNVSFYNQTGSVPIHPTPVVGVLGVIDDVSTRVRSGFTGDGDRVVLLGETEAEFGGSEWAHVAHGHLGGLPPKVRLASERDLALVLTKAASQGLLTGSHDLSDGGLAIALAEACLAQGIGCAVSLTGDDAFVELFSESSARALVTVRPDSFDAFAELCAAHEVPCYGLGATGGDSLSVKGVLDIPVTELRQTHISTLPGIFG
- a CDS encoding ATP-binding protein; amino-acid sequence: MTSDPGRKPVDMEFSLALPRQAIGIPMVRRALGDSLRSLGVTEDCVSDILLAVTEACANAVRHGGPANRYEVEAAIGHGRCDVRIIDRGQGLVRVPEHYPSADVENGRGLLIMQAVVDEISFDIAPGRGTVVHLRKHLDWDDDAAFSRDRVLAAV
- a CDS encoding Crp/Fnr family transcriptional regulator; amino-acid sequence: MTSSPEPGEFITLLTSDEVAALYAAGHSRRWDRGATMCTEGDVSDWVLVLTSGRVKVSSHTASGSEVVLAIRGPGALLGEFAAIDGLPRSATITALEPVEGVTVHDFPGYLRDHGRVAVLLVRMVVGKMRDSDRKRIEYGAFDTTGRVATRLVELAERYGEPANGGVRVMLPLSQDELAGWTGASREAVSKALRSLRDRGLIETGRRRVIIHDMEGLRRRAR